Proteins encoded within one genomic window of Tidjanibacter massiliensis:
- a CDS encoding helix-turn-helix transcriptional regulator — MKQLNRIKVVLVEQSRTAKWLSEQIGKNTCSVSRWCTNTSQPDLETLFRIAEVLNVGCEGVLHIEKRTNPDNLQEYGNTK; from the coding sequence ATGAAGCAACTAAATAGAATAAAGGTAGTACTTGTTGAGCAAAGCAGGACGGCAAAATGGCTGTCTGAACAGATTGGTAAGAATACCTGTTCTGTGTCCCGTTGGTGTACAAACACATCCCAGCCGGATCTTGAAACATTGTTTCGCATCGCTGAAGTCTTGAATGTTGGATGTGAGGGAGTTCTTCATATAGAAAAGCGAACTAATCCAGATAATCTTCAAGAATATGGCAATACAAAGTGA
- a CDS encoding DEAD/DEAH box helicase family protein, whose product MPRKQRQTRQPQVEGKLSNSLVLNRYLLSLFGASSLEALSEHLKDPVLEGWDENNVSYFHKELVQRLFATSELTEEMLLAYDEHIFRHTKAISEKREARIRWKYFQYLSLLFTEIYLDKYFSDKKKLLADINTYLQSGFNADPKTYHGMTDFTEADLNKVAFWSATGSGKTLLMHVNVLQYRHYAGKYRQKPNRIILITPNEGLTNQHLEEFRKSNIGADVFNKNTASGMFAGHDIDVLEITKLGDTDGDKTVAVGFFEGNNLVLVDEGHRGSGGDAWKQRRDKLCETGFSFEYSATFGQSISAISNAAKRLEMLHEYGKATLFDYSYRYFYNDGYGKDYQILNMNSNWGSSLSDNQLIMYLTACMLNFYEQQRLYRDNRADLRPFLLENPLAVFVGGSVTADKSIGSQEVSDIVFILKFFQQFIADKQASIGNIDHLLHGSDGLTDKYGHPVFARQFAYLRNLPEHGAEDIYNDMLGLVFHCSVAGAHLHLDNLKGKDGEIGMRIGNGEYFGIINVGDSGTLAKKCEEVGLNVMSKEYTEKSLFANINKPDSSLNILIGSKKFTEGWSSWRVSTMGLLNVGKSEGSQIIQLFGRGVRLKGYKFSLKRSSALDASLQPESKPRFMYNLETLNIFGIKADYMEQFKQFLEDEGLPTNDSDWEKFDLPVLPVANLRGKRLKYLKIKAGCDFKKDEKVIIKAGMLSNTPITLDYYPKIQAMRSAGRKSILDETNTTLHKAILTPEHLAFVDWNRIYFAIIDYKNERSWYNLCVSSEDIKEIALDSSWYTLFIPEPQMSFTDFGSQTAMWHDILVALLKGYVEKVYNNAKSRWMSRNVETAYLDSSHPNFEEEYRVLIHKELFKNEDEAGFCKAINKLKQELTAGTFSKSIRIANSNDFEALCIAGHLYQPLLYLNESSFKHKEIGNLIEVRPVALNKGERDFVCDIQRFFDNNPAFFEGKSLYLLRNKSRKGIGFFDDSGFYPDFIVWLVVGEHQYVSFIDPKGITYLNGFASSKIQLYKVIRDDIEPGLHDTSITLNSYIISNTEMKDVKHWVDFPELDLSSKQKKFNEHHVYFQGDQRDSYIRLILENMISSSETNV is encoded by the coding sequence ATGCCAAGAAAACAAAGACAAACAAGACAACCACAGGTTGAAGGCAAGCTGAGCAATTCGCTTGTCCTCAATCGGTATCTACTCTCGCTGTTTGGTGCTTCCAGTTTGGAAGCGCTTAGCGAACATTTGAAAGACCCCGTTCTTGAAGGTTGGGACGAAAACAATGTGTCGTACTTTCACAAAGAGCTTGTGCAGCGGTTGTTTGCAACCAGCGAGCTGACCGAGGAGATGTTGTTGGCTTATGACGAGCATATTTTCCGTCACACCAAGGCAATCAGCGAGAAACGCGAAGCTCGGATCAGGTGGAAATATTTCCAGTATCTTAGTCTGTTATTCACGGAGATATATCTCGACAAATATTTCAGCGACAAGAAGAAGTTGCTTGCCGATATTAACACATATCTTCAATCTGGTTTCAATGCCGATCCGAAAACTTATCATGGCATGACGGATTTCACGGAAGCCGATCTTAACAAGGTGGCTTTCTGGTCGGCTACGGGTTCGGGTAAGACACTGCTCATGCATGTAAATGTGTTGCAGTATCGCCATTATGCCGGGAAATATCGTCAGAAGCCTAATCGCATCATTCTGATTACGCCTAATGAGGGCTTGACAAACCAGCACCTTGAAGAGTTCCGGAAGAGCAATATCGGAGCAGATGTGTTCAACAAGAACACCGCCAGCGGGATGTTTGCGGGTCATGACATTGATGTTCTTGAGATTACCAAACTTGGAGACACTGATGGCGACAAGACGGTGGCAGTGGGCTTTTTTGAGGGCAACAACCTGGTGTTGGTAGATGAAGGGCATCGAGGCTCCGGCGGTGATGCATGGAAACAAAGACGCGACAAATTGTGTGAAACCGGATTCTCTTTTGAGTATAGTGCCACTTTCGGTCAGTCGATATCCGCGATCAGCAATGCTGCAAAACGTCTGGAGATGCTGCACGAGTATGGCAAGGCTACGCTTTTCGACTACAGCTATCGCTATTTTTATAATGATGGCTATGGTAAGGACTACCAGATTCTGAACATGAACAGCAATTGGGGCAGTTCGCTTAGCGACAACCAGCTCATCATGTACCTGACGGCTTGTATGCTCAACTTCTACGAGCAACAGCGTTTGTATCGTGACAATCGGGCTGATTTACGTCCATTCCTTTTGGAGAATCCTCTTGCCGTGTTTGTAGGTGGCTCGGTGACGGCTGATAAAAGTATCGGGTCACAGGAAGTCAGCGACATTGTCTTTATTCTGAAATTCTTTCAGCAGTTCATTGCCGATAAACAGGCTTCAATCGGCAATATAGATCATCTCTTGCATGGAAGTGATGGGCTTACTGACAAGTATGGGCATCCTGTCTTTGCACGTCAGTTTGCCTATTTGCGCAACCTGCCGGAACATGGGGCGGAAGACATATACAATGATATGCTGGGGCTGGTGTTCCATTGCTCGGTTGCAGGAGCACATTTGCACCTTGACAACTTGAAAGGTAAGGACGGCGAGATAGGTATGCGCATCGGCAATGGCGAATACTTCGGCATCATCAACGTTGGAGACAGTGGTACGTTGGCAAAGAAATGCGAGGAAGTCGGACTTAACGTAATGAGTAAGGAGTATACCGAAAAGTCGCTTTTTGCCAATATCAATAAGCCCGACAGTAGTCTGAATATTCTCATAGGTAGCAAGAAATTCACGGAAGGATGGTCGTCGTGGCGCGTTTCTACCATGGGCTTGCTCAACGTGGGTAAGTCGGAGGGGAGTCAGATTATCCAGTTATTTGGCCGAGGTGTACGTTTGAAAGGCTATAAGTTCTCGCTGAAACGTTCCTCTGCCCTGGACGCTTCTCTTCAGCCAGAAAGTAAACCGCGTTTTATGTATAACCTTGAAACGCTCAATATTTTTGGTATTAAGGCCGATTATATGGAACAGTTCAAGCAGTTCCTCGAAGATGAAGGCCTGCCGACAAATGACTCTGATTGGGAGAAGTTTGATTTGCCTGTTTTGCCCGTTGCCAATCTCAGAGGAAAGCGGTTGAAATACCTGAAGATAAAAGCAGGCTGTGATTTCAAGAAGGATGAGAAGGTAATAATTAAAGCAGGTATGCTGAGTAATACTCCTATTACGCTTGATTATTATCCGAAAATACAAGCGATGCGCAGTGCGGGCCGCAAGAGTATTCTTGACGAGACAAATACCACTTTGCATAAAGCAATATTGACACCGGAGCATCTTGCATTCGTTGATTGGAACAGGATATACTTTGCCATAATAGACTACAAAAATGAACGTAGCTGGTATAATCTGTGTGTGTCTTCCGAAGATATCAAGGAAATAGCCTTGGATAGCAGCTGGTACACGCTGTTTATTCCCGAACCTCAGATGTCGTTTACGGATTTTGGCAGCCAGACGGCTATGTGGCATGATATTCTTGTCGCTCTGTTAAAAGGCTATGTAGAAAAGGTGTATAACAATGCGAAAAGCCGTTGGATGAGCCGAAATGTGGAGACTGCATACCTTGACAGCAGCCATCCTAATTTTGAAGAGGAATATCGTGTCCTTATACACAAGGAATTGTTCAAGAACGAGGATGAAGCTGGTTTCTGCAAGGCAATCAATAAGCTGAAACAGGAATTGACGGCAGGTACCTTTTCGAAATCAATCAGGATTGCAAATTCGAACGATTTTGAAGCGTTGTGTATAGCCGGACACCTGTATCAGCCGTTACTGTATCTGAATGAATCGAGCTTCAAACACAAGGAAATCGGCAATCTCATTGAAGTGAGGCCTGTAGCGTTGAACAAAGGTGAACGTGATTTCGTATGCGATATACAACGGTTCTTTGATAATAATCCTGCTTTTTTTGAAGGTAAATCATTGTATTTACTTCGCAACAAAAGTCGTAAAGGTATTGGATTCTTTGATGATAGTGGATTCTATCCTGATTTTATCGTATGGCTTGTCGTAGGCGAGCATCAGTATGTGTCGTTTATTGATCCTAAGGGTATTACATATTTGAATGGCTTCGCCAGCAGCAAAATTCAGTTGTATAAAGTTATCCGTGATGATATAGAGCCGGGATTGCACGATACAAGTATTACCTTGAATAGCTATATTATCTCAAACACGGAGATGAAAGATGTGAAGCATTGGGTTGATTTCCCGGAATTGGATTTGAGCAGCAAACAGAAGAAGTTCAATGAACATCATGTCTATTTTCAAGGAGACCAAAGGGACTCATATATTAGACTGATATTGGAGAATATGATTTCCTCGTCAGAGACCAATGTGTAA
- a CDS encoding GIY-YIG nuclease family protein gives MDKIKEPGYVYILTNPSFREDWVKIGKSSRPVDVRSKELDNTAVPLPFEIYATIKTVKYNEVEKHVHKTIDRLTDLRIRQNREFFNVAPQIALDIFYDIAKMIEDAVVTVYKDNKPVTNNEKPDEHVDDHKRIVRRGRFKFSMVGIKIGECITFMPTNTEVKVASDDSIEYEGRIYKLSPFVGTFMPEDKRNTSGAYQGAKYFSYKGKVLDDLRSAIENEETASAEIDIDNIE, from the coding sequence ATGGATAAGATAAAAGAACCGGGATATGTATATATCTTGACCAATCCAAGTTTTCGTGAGGATTGGGTAAAGATTGGTAAAAGTTCACGTCCAGTTGATGTGCGATCAAAGGAACTCGACAATACCGCCGTGCCTTTGCCATTTGAGATATATGCAACCATTAAGACTGTAAAGTACAATGAGGTTGAGAAACATGTCCATAAAACCATAGACCGTCTGACCGATTTACGCATCAGGCAAAACAGGGAATTTTTCAATGTCGCGCCGCAAATTGCGCTGGATATATTTTATGACATTGCCAAGATGATCGAGGATGCCGTTGTCACTGTTTATAAAGACAACAAGCCTGTTACAAATAATGAAAAGCCGGACGAGCATGTTGATGATCATAAGCGCATAGTCAGGCGAGGCCGCTTTAAGTTCAGCATGGTGGGCATCAAAATAGGGGAATGCATAACTTTTATGCCTACAAATACAGAGGTAAAAGTTGCCAGTGACGATTCCATTGAATACGAAGGCCGTATTTACAAGCTTTCTCCTTTTGTCGGCACTTTCATGCCTGAAGACAAGAGAAATACATCCGGAGCTTATCAAGGTGCAAAATACTTTTCGTATAAAGGGAAAGTGTTGGATGATTTGCGTAGCGCAATAGAGAATGAAGAAACGGCGTCAGCAGAAATCGATATTGATAACATAGAATAG
- a CDS encoding virulence RhuM family protein: MAKRFEIRNSTVEFLIFILEGKEDGIQVMYKDETIWATQKAMAQLFDCSSDNIGLHLKNIFASGELVKDSVTEKNSATASDGKNYQTMFYNLDAIISVGYRVNSVRATQFRQWATYVLRQFAIRGYVIDKKRMENGSFIGEDYFEHLLAEIREIRLSERRFYQKLTDIYATAIDYNRNAPTTKLFFKKVQNKMHYAVHGQTAAELIVNRANAEKEHMGLTTWENAPDGKIVKTDVSIAKNYLKGVELEDMGRLVNAVLDMAERMAKRHIPMTMEDWAKRIDIILEAGGDAVLPDAGKVTAEFAKKYAETEFEKYRVIQDRLFSSDFDRFNDGDNLLPIEIDPDNE; encoded by the coding sequence ATGGCAAAGCGGTTTGAAATAAGAAACAGTACGGTAGAGTTCCTGATATTTATACTTGAAGGCAAAGAGGATGGGATTCAAGTGATGTATAAGGACGAAACGATTTGGGCTACGCAAAAAGCAATGGCTCAATTATTCGATTGTTCTAGTGATAATATTGGCCTTCATTTGAAAAATATATTCGCATCAGGAGAACTTGTCAAAGATTCAGTTACCGAGAAAAACTCGGCAACTGCTTCTGACGGAAAAAACTATCAGACTATGTTCTATAACCTTGATGCCATTATATCTGTCGGTTATAGGGTCAACTCCGTCCGGGCGACGCAATTCCGCCAATGGGCAACATATGTGCTTCGTCAGTTTGCTATCCGGGGCTATGTGATAGACAAAAAGCGAATGGAAAACGGATCATTCATTGGCGAGGACTATTTTGAACATTTGCTTGCCGAAATCAGGGAGATAAGACTGAGTGAACGCCGTTTTTATCAGAAACTTACCGATATTTATGCCACTGCAATTGACTATAACCGTAATGCTCCGACCACAAAATTGTTCTTTAAGAAAGTCCAGAACAAAATGCACTATGCCGTACATGGTCAGACTGCCGCAGAGTTGATAGTGAATAGAGCCAATGCTGAAAAAGAACATATGGGGCTGACTACATGGGAGAATGCCCCTGACGGGAAAATTGTAAAGACTGATGTAAGCATTGCAAAAAACTATCTGAAAGGTGTAGAACTGGAAGATATGGGACGCTTAGTCAATGCCGTGTTGGATATGGCTGAACGAATGGCAAAGCGTCATATTCCTATGACGATGGAAGACTGGGCAAAACGTATAGACATCATTCTTGAAGCAGGTGGCGATGCGGTTCTTCCAGACGCAGGCAAGGTTACGGCTGAGTTTGCTAAAAAATATGCAGAAACTGAATTTGAGAAATACCGTGTCATTCAAGACCGCTTGTTTAGCTCGGATTTCGACCGCTTTAATGATGGTGACAACTTGTTGCCGATTGAAATTGATCCTGATAATGAATAG
- a CDS encoding type I restriction-modification system subunit M, with translation MSEELQQKLRDQLWEVANKLRGNMSASDFMYFTLGFIFYKYLSEKIEAYANNALVDDEVSFKDLWNMEDEDAVELQEELKKQCLEGVGYFIEPTYLFSSVIDRIKKKENILPILERSLKRIEDSTLGHDSEEDFGGLFSDIDLASPKLGKTADDKNTLVSNVLLALDDIKFGVEASNEIDILGDAYEYMIGQFAAGAGKKAGEFYTPQEVSQILAEIVFIGHTRLRNVYDPTCGSGSLLLRAAKVGHAVDIYGQEKNPTTYNLARMNMLLHGIKFSNFKIENGDTLEWDALGDTQFDAVVANPPFSAEWSAADKFNNDDRFSKAGRLAPKKTADYAFILHMIYHLNEGGTMACVAPHGVLFRGNAEGVIRRFLIEKKNYIDAIIGLPANIFYGTSIPTCILVLKKCRKEDDNILFIDASKEFEKVKTQNKLRPQHIQKIVETYRDRKEIEKYSHLATLQEVADNDFNLNIPRYVDTFEEEEPIDIKAVMAEIKELEAKRAELDEEIDVYLKELGLVE, from the coding sequence ATGAGCGAAGAATTGCAACAGAAACTCCGTGATCAGCTTTGGGAAGTAGCCAATAAGTTGCGCGGCAATATGTCGGCCAGTGATTTCATGTATTTCACTTTGGGTTTCATCTTCTACAAATACCTTTCGGAAAAGATAGAGGCATACGCCAACAATGCCTTGGTGGATGATGAAGTGTCATTTAAGGATTTGTGGAACATGGAAGATGAAGATGCCGTCGAACTACAAGAGGAACTGAAAAAGCAATGCTTGGAGGGTGTCGGCTACTTCATTGAACCGACCTACCTTTTCTCATCGGTGATAGACCGGATAAAGAAGAAAGAGAACATATTGCCCATCCTTGAACGCTCGTTGAAGCGCATCGAGGATAGCACATTGGGGCATGACAGTGAGGAAGATTTTGGAGGCCTGTTCTCTGATATTGACCTTGCATCACCGAAATTGGGTAAGACGGCAGATGACAAGAATACGCTCGTCAGCAATGTGCTATTGGCATTGGACGACATAAAGTTTGGTGTCGAAGCCTCGAATGAAATAGATATTCTTGGCGATGCCTACGAGTATATGATAGGGCAGTTTGCTGCTGGGGCCGGAAAGAAAGCTGGGGAGTTCTACACTCCGCAGGAAGTCAGTCAGATATTGGCCGAGATTGTTTTTATTGGGCACACAAGGCTTCGCAATGTATATGACCCGACTTGCGGTAGCGGTTCGTTGCTTCTTCGTGCAGCAAAAGTAGGTCATGCCGTTGATATTTACGGACAGGAAAAGAATCCGACCACATATAACCTTGCCCGAATGAACATGCTGCTGCACGGTATCAAGTTCAGCAACTTCAAGATTGAGAACGGCGACACATTGGAATGGGATGCTTTGGGCGATACGCAGTTTGATGCGGTGGTGGCAAATCCTCCGTTCTCCGCCGAATGGAGTGCTGCCGACAAGTTCAACAACGATGACCGTTTCAGCAAGGCCGGACGGCTTGCACCAAAGAAAACAGCCGATTATGCCTTTATTCTCCACATGATTTACCACTTGAACGAGGGTGGTACGATGGCTTGCGTAGCTCCGCATGGGGTGCTGTTCCGTGGAAATGCAGAGGGTGTAATCCGCCGTTTTCTCATAGAGAAGAAGAATTACATTGATGCCATCATCGGCTTGCCAGCCAACATCTTCTACGGTACAAGCATACCGACTTGCATCCTTGTGTTGAAGAAGTGCCGCAAGGAGGATGATAACATTCTATTCATTGACGCAAGCAAGGAGTTTGAGAAAGTCAAGACGCAAAACAAGCTCCGTCCGCAACATATCCAAAAGATTGTGGAAACTTATCGTGACCGCAAGGAAATAGAGAAGTACAGCCATCTTGCCACGCTGCAAGAGGTGGCAGACAACGACTTTAACCTGAATATTCCTCGTTACGTTGACACCTTTGAGGAGGAAGAACCGATTGATATCAAGGCAGTAATGGCGGAAATCAAAGAATTGGAGGCCAAACGTGCCGAGCTTGACGAGGAGATAGATGTGTATTTGAAAGAGTTGGGACTGGTTGAATAA
- a CDS encoding AAA family ATPase → MRPNNPFLISGYYSPEFFCDRELETVTILDALHNGRNVTLIAPRRMGKTGLVRHAFYRLKEEQPDIVTFYLDIYSTQSLGDFVRLFASTVLGQLDFVPQKALSRIRQFVRSCRPVFTFDELTSVPKVTIDVAPAEEENTLKEIFEYLGSSEKRCYVAIDEFQQIAEYPEKGVEALLRSYIQFLSNVNFIFAGSKQHMMQEMFTSSKRPFYQSTQPLTIGPIQQDEYANFATGHFSLHNLELSQDIFNSIYEKYEGHTWYVQCLLNRLYGYDRDVDMELVACAIEQILSEYSYIYADMLKAYSSGQVRLLKAIAKEGCVKEVLAGDFISTYRLRAASSVSAALKKLLENELVYQTSDGYMIYDRFMGEWLRRQGF, encoded by the coding sequence ATGAGGCCCAATAATCCATTCCTTATATCGGGATATTATAGCCCTGAATTCTTTTGCGACAGAGAGCTGGAGACTGTAACTATTCTTGATGCGCTCCATAATGGTCGCAATGTGACATTGATAGCGCCCCGCCGTATGGGAAAGACAGGACTGGTCCGTCATGCTTTTTATCGTTTGAAAGAGGAACAGCCTGATATTGTCACTTTCTATTTGGATATATACTCAACCCAGTCATTAGGAGATTTTGTAAGATTGTTTGCCAGTACGGTGTTGGGGCAGTTAGATTTCGTTCCGCAAAAGGCTTTGAGTCGGATACGTCAATTTGTCCGAAGTTGCCGTCCTGTCTTTACTTTTGATGAATTGACAAGTGTTCCTAAGGTGACGATAGATGTGGCTCCGGCTGAGGAAGAAAATACTTTGAAAGAGATATTCGAGTATTTGGGTTCATCGGAGAAACGGTGCTATGTCGCCATTGATGAGTTCCAGCAGATTGCAGAATATCCGGAGAAAGGAGTCGAGGCTTTGTTGCGTTCCTATATTCAGTTCCTGTCCAATGTGAACTTCATCTTTGCCGGCAGCAAGCAGCATATGATGCAAGAGATGTTCACTTCATCGAAAAGGCCGTTTTATCAAAGTACGCAACCTCTCACAATCGGACCGATACAACAGGATGAATACGCAAATTTTGCTACAGGGCATTTTTCTTTACATAATCTGGAACTGTCTCAGGATATTTTCAATTCGATTTATGAAAAGTACGAAGGACATACCTGGTATGTGCAGTGTCTTCTTAATCGCCTCTATGGATACGACCGTGATGTGGATATGGAACTAGTTGCATGTGCCATAGAGCAGATTTTATCCGAGTACAGTTATATTTATGCAGACATGCTGAAAGCATATTCCTCCGGTCAGGTGCGACTGTTGAAAGCAATCGCCAAGGAGGGTTGTGTCAAGGAGGTTCTGGCAGGGGATTTTATCAGCACCTACAGGCTTCGGGCAGCAAGCAGCGTGAGTGCTGCATTGAAGAAATTGCTGGAAAACGAACTGGTTTATCAGACTTCTGACGGTTACATGATATATGACCGCTTTATGGGCGAGTGGTTAAGGAGGCAGGGGTTTTAG
- a CDS encoding ComEC/Rec2 family competence protein: MLSVKYIPMQYYDTIIIRFTGEDGSVHNIFVDGGNIISRKFCYTDSLKKELEHLFGEGESIDLWIITHIDNDHIGGLYNFINDTEFFETHHERLKEIWMNYGGKGDYEVQRTGIIGYHGGKELRDLLKEKHVNVRQDIFAGHTSILSEATITVVAPDENAMKRYKEWWNNREFRDTIQTADGHIKGVEWDYNKKFKDFDLMQYEEDNEVKNNSSIAFVLSYHGYNLLFSADSCSSLLSDGLKNTNMLKDGNFKFDLMHIPHHGSCRNSSFMFLKDIICPKYVISGNGANRYHLPDKETIARLNAANPMGCELHFTQMNLKLKEIFANDDCGNLNVVYDANFTFE; this comes from the coding sequence ATGTTATCTGTAAAATATATTCCTATGCAATATTATGATACCATTATCATCCGTTTTACGGGTGAAGATGGCAGTGTGCATAATATATTTGTGGATGGTGGTAATATTATTTCACGAAAGTTCTGCTATACCGATAGTCTTAAGAAGGAACTTGAACACTTATTCGGAGAGGGGGAGTCGATAGACTTGTGGATAATAACACATATTGACAATGACCATATAGGAGGGCTTTATAATTTTATCAACGACACAGAATTCTTTGAAACTCACCATGAACGGTTAAAAGAGATTTGGATGAACTATGGTGGTAAAGGAGACTATGAAGTACAACGCACAGGAATAATAGGCTATCATGGCGGAAAAGAATTACGTGATTTACTTAAAGAAAAGCATGTAAACGTTAGGCAGGATATATTTGCAGGACATACTTCAATTTTATCTGAAGCCACAATAACCGTGGTTGCACCAGACGAGAACGCGATGAAACGCTATAAAGAATGGTGGAATAACAGAGAATTTAGAGATACCATACAAACAGCAGATGGACATATTAAAGGTGTAGAATGGGACTATAACAAGAAATTCAAGGACTTCGATCTGATGCAGTACGAGGAAGACAATGAAGTAAAAAATAATAGTAGTATTGCTTTTGTATTAAGCTATCATGGTTATAACCTTCTGTTTTCTGCTGATTCATGTTCTTCTCTTTTGTCTGATGGCTTGAAGAATACAAATATGTTGAAGGATGGGAACTTTAAGTTTGACCTTATGCATATTCCCCATCATGGTAGCTGTAGGAATAGCTCATTCATGTTCTTGAAAGATATAATCTGTCCCAAATATGTTATCTCTGGCAATGGTGCTAATAGATATCATCTACCTGACAAAGAAACTATAGCTAGATTGAATGCCGCAAACCCGATGGGGTGTGAATTGCATTTCACCCAGATGAACTTAAAACTAAAGGAGATTTTTGCAAACGATGATTGTGGGAATCTAAACGTTGTTTATGATGCCAACTTCACTTTTGAGTAA
- a CDS encoding type IV toxin-antitoxin system AbiEi family antitoxin domain-containing protein, protein MNNPLRQLGNIPVTASVLESLFPHISGGNQKLRLLERDKQIIRLKKGLYVCSPEITGKTLSTELIANHLYAPSYVSMSSALRYYGLIPEEVYIKQSMTLKYAKNFDTPFGRFEYTHISKAAFSVGLTSIKKDGYAFVMATPEKALCDLIANSPKVNLRYLKDAEIYLEEDIRMEREDFIQMDAGIFEKYIKVGKKADSIRTLLKLLKK, encoded by the coding sequence ATGAACAATCCATTGCGACAGTTAGGAAATATCCCTGTTACGGCTTCCGTTTTGGAGTCCCTGTTTCCTCATATCAGTGGCGGAAACCAGAAACTCAGGTTGCTTGAGCGTGACAAACAGATAATTCGCCTCAAGAAAGGACTTTATGTGTGCAGTCCTGAAATAACGGGTAAGACCCTTTCGACCGAATTGATAGCCAATCATCTGTATGCCCCATCGTATGTTTCCATGTCATCGGCTCTGCGTTACTATGGGCTGATACCTGAAGAGGTATACATCAAACAGTCTATGACTTTGAAGTATGCCAAGAACTTCGATACGCCGTTCGGAAGGTTTGAATATACGCATATATCTAAGGCCGCATTTTCTGTAGGACTGACAAGTATCAAGAAAGATGGCTATGCATTCGTGATGGCTACACCGGAGAAGGCTCTGTGCGATCTGATTGCCAATTCTCCAAAAGTAAATTTGCGCTATCTGAAAGATGCCGAGATTTATTTGGAGGAAGATATCCGGATGGAACGGGAGGATTTTATACAGATGGATGCCGGGATATTCGAGAAATACATCAAGGTCGGCAAGAAGGCCGATTCGATACGCACTTTACTTAAATTGCTGAAGAAATGA
- a CDS encoding nucleotidyl transferase AbiEii/AbiGii toxin family protein, producing the protein MKNEIYDDMLSAYDMATEQQRRNAIFEVNQQVILAGLYNGGFFDVAAFYGGTCLRIFHGLQRFSEDMDFSLLAPDDKFDFTKYFQPIIDEFAIVGREVEIKKKDKKGFGKVESAFLKDNTDVYDVSFRTDKSIKIKIEVDTQPPLNFRTEQKLLLQPHSFMTRCFTLPDLFAGKMHALVYRGWKNRVKGRDWYDFEWYVRHNVPLDFAHLAERIRQFNNEAISKEEFMAQLKDRLASADINQIKSDVLPFVRNPKELGIWSNDYFVQLADMMKFE; encoded by the coding sequence ATGAAGAATGAGATTTATGACGATATGCTCTCGGCGTACGATATGGCTACGGAGCAGCAGCGGCGAAATGCCATATTTGAAGTAAACCAGCAGGTAATACTTGCCGGGCTCTACAATGGCGGCTTCTTCGATGTGGCTGCTTTCTACGGCGGTACTTGCCTTAGAATCTTTCATGGTCTCCAACGGTTCAGCGAGGATATGGATTTTTCCCTACTGGCTCCCGATGACAAGTTTGATTTCACGAAATACTTCCAGCCTATAATTGATGAATTTGCTATTGTCGGTCGTGAGGTGGAGATTAAAAAGAAGGACAAAAAGGGATTCGGAAAGGTCGAATCCGCTTTTCTGAAAGACAATACAGATGTATATGATGTGTCTTTCCGGACCGATAAATCCATAAAAATCAAAATTGAAGTTGATACCCAGCCACCGTTGAATTTCAGGACTGAACAAAAGCTACTTTTACAACCTCACTCTTTCATGACACGCTGTTTCACTTTGCCGGATCTGTTTGCCGGGAAGATGCACGCACTGGTATACAGAGGCTGGAAAAACAGGGTGAAAGGTCGTGACTGGTATGATTTTGAATGGTATGTCCGTCACAATGTGCCTCTTGATTTTGCTCATCTTGCAGAGCGTATCCGTCAGTTCAACAATGAAGCAATCAGCAAGGAGGAGTTCATGGCTCAATTAAAAGACAGATTGGCTTCAGCGGACATCAATCAGATAAAGAGTGATGTCCTTCCGTTTGTCAGAAATCCCAAGGAACTCGGCATCTGGTCAAATGATTATTTTGTCCAGTTGGCGGATATGATGAAGTTTGAATAG